Proteins from a single region of Gasterosteus aculeatus chromosome 20, fGasAcu3.hap1.1, whole genome shotgun sequence:
- the LOC120814981 gene encoding C-type lectin domain family 4 member G, translating to MSRKPADEAEGVIEDNEDVNAPVRPEDKAPPDRRLLFSSSSLPLLAVCWILLLLIMGLRIYFSSVISEQNVKLMKENKELKENFTKQITDLEDNWNELNISRAQWTIDSYCPADTSKVRRCSACQRGWDQTQKSCYVFHNSEAPPHPKTWEEARENCRGRGADLVVVHDEEEKNVIDGYIRDLYVSKGYWMGLRVEGGTWKWIDGTNLTDASWIEPPAEGHCAVSLPTRTWTSVKCDEKRTRICSQKALSV from the exons AGGGAGTCATTGAGGACAATGAAGACGTGAACGCACCAGTACGTCCTGAGGACAAAGCCCCCCCAG ACCGgaggctcctcttctcctcttcgtcTCTCCCCCTGCTCGCCGTGTGTtggatcctcctgctgctcatcaTGGGCCTTCGTATCTACT TTTCTTCCGTCATTTCTGAACAAAACGTCAAGCTGATGAAAGAGAacaaggagctgaaggagaacttcacaaaacaaatcacagacCTGGAGGACAACTGGAATGAGCTGAATATCAGCAGAGCTCAGTGGACCATCGACTCCTACTGCCCAGCAGATACAAGTAAAG tGAGAAGGTGTTCAGCTTGTCAGAGAGGCTGGGACCAGACCCAGAAGAGCTGCTATGTGTTTCATAACAGtgaagctcctcctcatcctaaAACCTGGGAAGAAGCTCGAGAGAACTGCAGAGGAAGGGGAGCAGATCTGGTTGTTGTTcatgatgaggaggaaaag aACGTAATCGATGGTTACATCAGAGACCTCTATGTATCTAAGGGGTACTGGATGGGCCTGAGGGTTGAAGGAGGGACGTGGAAGTGGATCGATGGAACTAATCTGACTGACGC ATCCTGGATAGAACCTCCTGCTGAAGGTCACTGTGCCGTTTCTCTCCCGACCAGAACATGGACATCAGTGAAGTGTGATGAGAAGAGAACAAGGATCTGCTCACAGAAAGCTTTGTCTGTTTAA
- the LOC144389485 gene encoding uncharacterized protein LOC144389485 isoform X5 translates to MSRKPADEAEGVIEDNEYVNAPVRPEDKAPPDRRLLFSSPSLPLLAVCWILLLLIMGLRIYFSSVISEQNVKLIKENQELMKENQELMKENQELSTEGKNSELKNVIQELKTENQELKENFTKQITDLEDNWEKFNVSRAQWTIDSYCPADTMRKCSACQRGWYQIQKSCYVFYDRETPSELKTWEEARENCRGRGADLVVVHDEEEKVMRDLRERL, encoded by the exons ATGAGCAGAAAGCCAGCGGATGAAGCAG AGGGAGTCATTGAGGACAATGAATACGTGAACGCACCAGTACGTCCTGAGGACAAAGCCCCCCCAG ACCGgaggctcctcttctcctctccgtctctccccctgCTCGCCGTGTGTtggatcctcctgctgctcatcaTGGGCCTTCGTATCTACT TTTCTTCCGTCATTTCCGAACAAAACGTCAAGCTGATAAAAGAGAACCAGGAGCTGATGAAAGAGAACCAGGAGCTGATGAAAGAGAACCAGGAGCTGAGTACAG AAGGTAAGAACAGCGAGCTGAAGAACGTGATCCAGGAGCTGAAGACAGAGAaccaggagctgaaggagaacttcacaaaacaaatcacagacCTGGAGGACAACTGGGAGAAGTTCAATGTCAGCAGAGCTCAGTGGACCATCGACTCCTACTGCCCAGCAGATACAA tGAGAAAGTGTTCAGCTTGTCAGAGAGGCTGGTACCAGATCCAGAAGAGCTGCTATGTGTTTTATGACAGGGAAACTCCTTCTGAGCTTAAAACCTGGGAAGAAGCTCGAGAGAACTGCAGAGGAAGGGGAGCAGATCTCGTTGTTGTTcatgatgaggaggaaaaggtgatGAGAGACCTGAGGGAACGTTtatga
- the LOC144389485 gene encoding uncharacterized protein LOC144389485 isoform X4, which produces MSRKPADEAEGVIEDNEYVNAPVRPEDKAPPDRRLLFSSPSLPLLAVCWILLLLIMGLRIYFSSVISEQNVKLIKENQELMKENQELMKENQELSTEGKNSELKNVIQELKTENQELKENFTKQITDLEDNWEKFNVSRAQWTIDSYCPADTSKVRKCSACQRGWYQIQKSCYVFYDRETPSELKTWEEARENCRGRGADLVVVHDEEEKVMRDLRERL; this is translated from the exons ATGAGCAGAAAGCCAGCGGATGAAGCAG AGGGAGTCATTGAGGACAATGAATACGTGAACGCACCAGTACGTCCTGAGGACAAAGCCCCCCCAG ACCGgaggctcctcttctcctctccgtctctccccctgCTCGCCGTGTGTtggatcctcctgctgctcatcaTGGGCCTTCGTATCTACT TTTCTTCCGTCATTTCCGAACAAAACGTCAAGCTGATAAAAGAGAACCAGGAGCTGATGAAAGAGAACCAGGAGCTGATGAAAGAGAACCAGGAGCTGAGTACAG AAGGTAAGAACAGCGAGCTGAAGAACGTGATCCAGGAGCTGAAGACAGAGAaccaggagctgaaggagaacttcacaaaacaaatcacagacCTGGAGGACAACTGGGAGAAGTTCAATGTCAGCAGAGCTCAGTGGACCATCGACTCCTACTGCCCAGCAGATACAAGTAAAG tGAGAAAGTGTTCAGCTTGTCAGAGAGGCTGGTACCAGATCCAGAAGAGCTGCTATGTGTTTTATGACAGGGAAACTCCTTCTGAGCTTAAAACCTGGGAAGAAGCTCGAGAGAACTGCAGAGGAAGGGGAGCAGATCTCGTTGTTGTTcatgatgaggaggaaaaggtgatGAGAGACCTGAGGGAACGTTtatga
- the LOC120813514 gene encoding C-type lectin domain family 10 member A-like gives MNQLRENLLAAKQELRNLSEQLNLEKEDSRKKLNSLKLQLENMTQNYNVSEGKNTELKNEIQELKTENQELKENFTKQITDLEDNWEKFNVSRAQWTIDSYCPADKMRKCSACQRGWYQIQKSCFVFYDRETPSELKTWEEARENCRGRDADLVVVHDEEEKNVIDGNVTNIPVSKGYWMGLRVEGGTWKWIDGTDLMNASWIGPPAEGHCAVSLPTRTWTSVKCDEKRTRICSQKALSV, from the exons ATGAACCAGTTAAGAGAAAACCTGCTGGCGGCCAAACAAGAGCTGAGAaacctcagtgagcagctgaaCTTAGAGAAGGAAGACTCGAGAAAGAAACTCAACagtctgaagctgcagctggaaaaCATGACGCAAAACTATAATGTCTCAGAAGGTAAGAACACTGAGCTGAAGAACGAGATCCAGGAGCTGAAGACAGAGAaccaggagctgaaggagaacttcacaaaacaaatcacagacCTGGAGGACAACTGGGAGAAGTTCAATGTCAGCAGAGCTCAGTGGACCATCGACTCCTACTGCCCAGCAGATAAAA tGAGAAAGTGTTCAGCTTGTCAGAGAGGCTGGTACCAGATCCAGAAGagctgctttgtgttttatgaCAGGGAAACTCCTTCTGAGCTTAAAACCTGGGAAGAAGCTCGAGAGAACTGCAGAGGAAGGGATGCAGATCTGGTTGTTGTTcatgatgaggaggaaaag aACGTAATCGATGGTAACGTCACAAACATCCCTGTATCTAAGGGGTACTGGATGGGCCTGAGGGTTGAAGGAGGGACGTGGAAGTGGATCGATGGAACTGATCTGATGAACGC CTCCTGGATAGGACCTCCTGCTGAAGGTCACTGTGCCGTTTCTCTCCCGACCAGAACATGGACATCAGTGAAGTGTGATGAGAAGAGAACAAGGATCTGCTCACAGAAAGCTTTGTCTGTTTAA